A genomic segment from Endomicrobiales bacterium encodes:
- the casB gene encoding type I-E CRISPR-associated protein Cse2/CasB has protein sequence MDMVEAAKVSRGQSFVKFALGRIKNDNAFSAALSRADNPATESQAWEYLAHWCDLDKDWERRPFAIIAAAVARAKPATDGMLGIGKAIALCYDDGNKSDSAKSKLRRLLSCDSAEELCIILRPLLSLIASKGVRLNYGQLLNDLVYFGDGEKNKQKWAVDFYGRRGDDSLGA, from the coding sequence ATGGATATGGTTGAAGCCGCAAAGGTAAGCAGAGGACAATCGTTTGTAAAATTTGCTTTGGGTAGAATTAAAAACGACAATGCATTCAGTGCTGCTTTGAGTAGAGCTGATAACCCGGCAACAGAATCACAGGCATGGGAATACTTAGCTCATTGGTGCGATCTTGATAAGGATTGGGAAAGACGACCGTTTGCTATAATAGCAGCTGCCGTTGCTCGTGCTAAACCTGCTACAGATGGGATGTTGGGGATTGGCAAGGCGATTGCGTTGTGTTATGACGACGGCAATAAGTCAGATTCAGCAAAATCAAAATTGCGTCGGCTTCTTTCATGTGATTCAGCTGAGGAATTGTGTATTATTCTGCGACCGTTATTAAGCTTAATCGCTTCAAAGGGTGTTCGATTAAATTATGGTCAACTGCTAAACGATCTTGTATATTTTGGTGATGGTGAAAAGAATAAGCAAAAGTGGGCAGTTGACTTTTATGGGAGGAGGGGAGATGATAGCCTCGGTGCTTAA
- the cas5e gene encoding type I-E CRISPR-associated protein Cas5/CasD, translating to MDTRYILLWLEAPMQSWGADSKFGRRDSLPFPTKSGVAGLLLCALGASGPQTELLEELATLRQTVVSYARQCKGKDSLLNKVDREPLLRDFHMVGSGYNDDNPWESLLIPKTSEGKKAVGGGTKITYRYYLQDAKFAVVMEVPALRSDEFAEALQHPIYDLYLGRKNCVPTDFIFHGIFETQEVALHNAEMLAHEKGLLIEDFRVVDGEDENGDSITLNDIPVQFGEVKRYRDRRVTVITK from the coding sequence ATGGATACCAGATACATATTACTTTGGCTGGAAGCACCAATGCAGTCGTGGGGTGCGGATTCAAAATTCGGAAGAAGGGATTCACTTCCTTTTCCAACAAAATCGGGTGTAGCTGGGCTTCTTCTCTGCGCGCTGGGTGCGTCAGGGCCACAAACCGAATTACTTGAAGAGTTGGCAACTCTCAGGCAGACAGTGGTGTCTTATGCCCGTCAGTGCAAAGGCAAAGACTCTTTGCTGAACAAAGTTGACAGGGAGCCCTTATTACGGGATTTTCACATGGTGGGTAGTGGATACAATGATGATAATCCGTGGGAATCGCTATTAATCCCAAAAACCAGTGAAGGTAAAAAAGCTGTAGGCGGTGGTACGAAGATAACTTACCGCTACTATTTACAGGATGCCAAGTTTGCTGTTGTGATGGAAGTGCCAGCGTTGCGCTCCGATGAATTTGCAGAAGCTCTACAGCACCCTATCTATGATTTGTATCTTGGTCGCAAGAACTGTGTGCCCACAGATTTTATCTTTCATGGCATTTTTGAAACTCAGGAAGTAGCATTGCATAATGCAGAGATGCTTGCACATGAAAAAGGTCTTTTGATAGAAGATTTTCGAGTCGTTGATGGCGAAGATGAGAATGGCGATTCTATTACATTGAATGATATCCCTGTTCAATTCGGGGAAGTGAAACGCTATCGCGATAGGCGTGTAACGGTGATAACCAAATGA
- the yidD gene encoding membrane protein insertion efficiency factor YidD yields MKKLLSGLIRIYQLFFHSAFPSCRFQPTCSNYAIEALNTHGVFKGILISAWRLCRCHPFSKGGIDPVPEAKVVNKNTPRCSI; encoded by the coding sequence ATGAAGAAATTACTTTCAGGCCTTATTCGCATATATCAGCTTTTTTTTCATTCGGCTTTTCCAAGCTGCCGCTTTCAACCAACTTGCTCAAACTATGCTATAGAAGCCCTTAACACGCATGGTGTGTTTAAGGGTATTTTGATTTCTGCCTGGCGCTTATGCCGCTGTCATCCTTTTTCAAAAGGCGGGATAGACCCTGTGCCAGAGGCAAAAGTGGTAAATAAAAACACACCAAGGTGTAGTATTTAA
- the casA gene encoding type I-E CRISPR-associated protein Cse1/CasA, protein MMENKFNLVDEPWIPVAGVGLVSLAEIFSKPNLSALGGNSVQKIALTKLLLAIAQTAYTPQDDNDWESVGAYGMSKKALAYLKDNKDLFFLYGEKPFLQMPAIVKAEVQSFGAVQSSIASGNTTVLIQSQVENELSEAEKAVLLIQMMGFGLGGKKTDNSVVLSPSYKRKNNDKGKPSTGKPGTAVGFLGLLHSFMQGASLMETIWLNLLNKEDIKELRVLPEGLGIAPWRKMPQGEDCSTAKSLKNSYMGRLIPMSRFVLVVKTGMHYSEGIAHPGYSDGVVDASVAVDNSKIKPKVLWSDPAKKPWRQLVSLLSFMDSEKKGNYDCLQLRLGVKHVKQLKMKFGVWSGGLRVSSNAGEQYVSGSDDYVESEVQLNTEMFTKGTWFSMLTQEMDILDKFSKISYSATMGYYKAQNATGKEQAVYASNLFWQLCERKFQSLVNACDGVYGEKLKALRKVFAVFVDKAYNTYCPNDTARQLDAWAAHKPDLSTYLFNKEG, encoded by the coding sequence ATGATGGAGAATAAATTCAATCTGGTGGATGAACCATGGATTCCTGTTGCAGGCGTGGGTTTAGTCAGTCTTGCCGAAATATTTTCTAAACCAAATTTATCTGCACTTGGTGGTAATTCGGTTCAAAAGATAGCTCTAACGAAACTACTTCTAGCTATTGCGCAGACTGCCTATACACCACAAGATGATAATGACTGGGAAAGTGTGGGCGCATATGGTATGTCAAAGAAAGCCTTAGCGTATTTGAAAGACAACAAAGATTTGTTTTTTTTGTATGGCGAAAAACCATTTTTGCAGATGCCTGCTATTGTAAAAGCTGAGGTACAAAGTTTCGGAGCAGTTCAGTCTTCAATTGCATCTGGAAATACAACTGTATTAATCCAGAGTCAAGTTGAGAATGAGTTAAGTGAAGCAGAAAAAGCTGTGCTGCTTATTCAAATGATGGGGTTTGGATTAGGTGGTAAGAAGACCGACAACAGCGTTGTGTTGTCTCCTTCCTATAAAAGAAAGAATAATGATAAAGGGAAACCATCTACAGGGAAACCCGGAACGGCAGTTGGTTTTTTAGGTTTATTGCACAGCTTTATGCAGGGAGCATCTTTAATGGAAACGATATGGCTTAATCTTTTAAATAAAGAAGATATTAAAGAATTAAGAGTTTTACCAGAAGGTCTTGGCATTGCCCCTTGGCGTAAGATGCCACAAGGAGAAGATTGTTCTACTGCTAAATCCTTAAAAAACTCGTATATGGGGCGTTTAATCCCTATGTCCCGGTTTGTGCTTGTAGTGAAAACTGGTATGCATTATTCAGAAGGTATTGCCCATCCTGGATATTCCGATGGTGTTGTGGATGCTAGTGTGGCAGTTGATAATTCTAAGATAAAGCCAAAAGTACTTTGGTCCGATCCTGCAAAAAAACCGTGGAGGCAATTAGTGTCTTTGTTGTCATTCATGGATAGTGAAAAGAAGGGAAATTATGATTGCCTGCAATTGCGCCTTGGTGTTAAGCATGTCAAACAGTTGAAAATGAAATTTGGCGTATGGTCTGGGGGGTTAAGAGTAAGCAGTAATGCAGGAGAACAGTATGTTTCCGGTTCTGATGATTATGTTGAATCGGAAGTGCAGTTAAATACAGAAATGTTTACGAAAGGCACATGGTTTTCTATGCTTACACAAGAAATGGATATATTAGATAAATTCTCAAAGATCTCATATAGCGCAACAATGGGCTACTACAAAGCACAAAATGCAACAGGAAAGGAACAGGCGGTGTATGCTTCTAATTTGTTCTGGCAGCTTTGTGAGCGGAAATTTCAATCACTCGTAAATGCCTGTGATGGAGTTTACGGTGAAAAACTAAAAGCGCTTCGTAAGGTCTTTGCTGTCTTTGTAGATAAAGCTTATAACACTTACTGTCCGAATGATACTGCGAGGCAATTAGATGCATGGGCAGCTCATAAGCCCGATTTGTCTACATATTTGTTTAACAAGGAGGGGTAA
- the cas2e gene encoding type I-E CRISPR-associated endoribonuclease Cas2e, producing MLVVIANDIPPAVRGRMKLWFVEPRPNVFVSGVQDSVADDVVTYLYNYCPAGSGLMVFRKAKHTPGYKILGLGDTKRNLIEIDGLQLVQEKDGVL from the coding sequence ATGTTAGTGGTGATTGCAAATGATATTCCTCCAGCAGTGAGAGGAAGAATGAAACTATGGTTTGTTGAGCCTCGCCCCAATGTGTTTGTTTCTGGGGTTCAGGATTCAGTTGCAGACGATGTAGTAACATATCTGTACAATTATTGCCCTGCTGGGTCCGGGCTGATGGTGTTTCGAAAAGCTAAACACACTCCTGGTTATAAAATATTGGGATTAGGAGATACCAAAAGAAATCTGATTGAAATTGATGGACTTCAGTTGGTTCAGGAAAAAGATGGAGTTTTGTAA
- the rnpA gene encoding ribonuclease P protein component — MVEISYKFRWTERLHSIRDFENVLRKGRKFFHPAFLVYVYDRNDGKATVRLGLITSRKVGNAVQRNYVKRRSREVFRTTKHLLKPGVDIAIAAKPQAVKLDFCSINIALRALWRKAEILDKTVL; from the coding sequence ATGGTCGAAATCTCCTATAAATTTCGCTGGACAGAGCGGCTCCACTCCATAAGGGACTTTGAGAATGTTCTAAGAAAGGGTCGGAAGTTTTTTCATCCGGCTTTTTTGGTTTATGTTTACGATAGAAATGATGGTAAAGCAACCGTACGGCTTGGCCTTATTACAAGCCGCAAAGTTGGAAATGCAGTACAAAGAAATTATGTTAAAAGGCGCTCTCGGGAAGTTTTTAGAACTACCAAACACTTATTAAAACCGGGCGTTGACATTGCAATTGCAGCAAAGCCGCAAGCCGTAAAGTTGGATTTCTGCTCTATTAACATTGCTCTCCGTGCACTTTGGCGCAAAGCAGAAATTTTGGACAAAACAGTTTTATGA
- the cas7e gene encoding type I-E CRISPR-associated protein Cas7/Cse4/CasC: MSQNQYNNLIVEFHILQSFPVTCLNRDDVGAPKTAIVGGVTRARVSSQCWKRQVRLAMHEFGATIGTRTKLISDLIFVGCKSNGASDKQARDCGDKVEQIFIKKAKDSTLKKAKKQKDTDVAEEIPEEDEGKDKTDTLLFFSPKEVEILAKLFKENGFKPDAVITETKPDKQAKELAKIIGKYNQHADALDIALFGRMVAQAAEMNVEAAASFSHAISTHKVTNEVEFFTALDDNQTEQGSAHMGSLEFNAATYYRYVSLNVGQLSKTLIGNNIKDVIATFIKALYVAVPNARQTTQSGASPWEFARILVRKGQRLQVPFETPVAKAVNGGFIENSKTALCYYLDKNEKLAGSLFGKVKSFDFGVDENFNVDKLIESINTAIA; the protein is encoded by the coding sequence ATGTCACAAAATCAGTATAATAATCTCATCGTTGAGTTTCACATTCTACAGTCATTCCCTGTTACCTGCCTGAACCGTGATGATGTAGGTGCGCCAAAGACGGCGATTGTTGGTGGTGTTACCCGTGCCCGCGTAAGCAGCCAGTGCTGGAAGCGTCAAGTGCGTCTTGCGATGCATGAGTTTGGTGCGACAATAGGCACCAGAACGAAGTTGATTTCTGACCTAATTTTTGTAGGATGTAAAAGTAATGGGGCATCTGATAAACAGGCGCGCGATTGTGGTGACAAAGTTGAGCAGATATTTATCAAAAAAGCTAAAGATTCAACGCTGAAAAAGGCAAAGAAGCAAAAAGATACTGATGTTGCTGAAGAGATTCCAGAAGAGGATGAAGGCAAAGACAAAACTGATACGCTTTTATTCTTCAGCCCAAAAGAAGTAGAAATTCTTGCGAAACTTTTTAAGGAAAATGGTTTTAAACCAGATGCTGTAATCACTGAGACGAAGCCAGATAAGCAAGCCAAGGAATTAGCAAAGATAATTGGGAAATATAATCAACATGCTGATGCTTTGGATATTGCCTTGTTTGGCAGGATGGTTGCCCAGGCCGCAGAGATGAATGTTGAAGCAGCTGCTTCATTCTCTCACGCTATTTCTACACATAAAGTCACAAATGAGGTGGAGTTCTTTACTGCGCTTGACGACAATCAAACAGAACAGGGTTCAGCCCATATGGGTAGTTTAGAGTTCAATGCTGCTACTTATTATCGGTATGTCAGCTTAAATGTGGGACAGTTGAGCAAGACCCTCATCGGAAACAATATCAAAGATGTAATTGCTACATTTATCAAGGCATTGTATGTTGCCGTTCCAAATGCACGGCAAACAACGCAATCAGGTGCTTCTCCGTGGGAGTTTGCGCGTATTCTGGTTCGGAAAGGTCAAAGGTTGCAGGTTCCTTTTGAAACACCTGTTGCAAAGGCTGTTAATGGCGGGTTCATAGAAAACAGCAAGACAGCATTGTGCTACTATTTGGATAAAAATGAAAAACTTGCCGGTTCTCTATTTGGAAAGGTCAAAAGTTTTGATTTTGGAGTTGATGAAAATTTTAATGTTGACAAACTGATAGAAAGTATTAATACGGCGATCGCTTAG
- a CDS encoding HEPN domain-containing protein: MGKRVNPDFQKGLEKKRIVPFAQAIMLVDDELRAAKDDLTEAQDRLSNQKFKYTTVAAYYSMFHSARALIYSKGYREKSHYYLLVALRALFVDTDLLPEQLVVEFHDAMVLREDADYHAQFSKDGAESVVSAAKEMISKAKKLLNK, translated from the coding sequence ATGGGAAAAAGAGTAAACCCGGATTTTCAAAAAGGGCTTGAAAAGAAACGCATAGTGCCATTTGCTCAAGCAATTATGCTTGTTGATGATGAATTACGCGCAGCTAAAGATGATCTTACAGAAGCACAAGACAGATTGAGCAATCAAAAGTTTAAATATACAACTGTTGCCGCTTATTATTCTATGTTTCACTCCGCCCGCGCACTTATATACTCAAAAGGGTACCGTGAAAAAAGCCATTACTATCTGCTTGTGGCCTTGCGTGCACTTTTTGTTGACACTGACTTATTACCAGAACAACTTGTTGTAGAATTTCATGATGCAATGGTGTTGCGCGAGGATGCCGACTATCACGCGCAGTTTTCTAAAGATGGGGCAGAAAGTGTGGTTTCGGCAGCAAAAGAAATGATTTCAAAAGCAAAAAAACTGTTGAATAAATGA
- the rpmH gene encoding 50S ribosomal protein L34, whose protein sequence is MKRTFQPNKTRRKKKLGFRARMATPGGRAVISRRRAKKRVTLSA, encoded by the coding sequence ATGAAAAGAACTTTTCAACCAAACAAAACTCGCCGTAAAAAGAAACTTGGCTTTCGCGCAAGAATGGCTACCCCGGGCGGCCGGGCGGTAATTAGCAGGCGCAGAGCAAAAAAGCGCGTTACCCTTTCTGCCTAA
- a CDS encoding nucleotidyltransferase domain-containing protein — translation MKSLETLIYFTNHQKILKFLLAHPDQKFYDRQISHLADVSRAGTNFALRDLAKAGLLGSEKHGRMSYYHISLHSPLVREMKVFLNMVTLSDLLETLKPLCRKVVLFGSAAKGTNTAESDYDLLIITNEKQKVSSIIMKSKMREELQTVVVTQSEYAGIKIKNPVFYKELLEGKALWEKE, via the coding sequence ATGAAATCGCTTGAAACTCTTATTTATTTTACTAATCACCAAAAAATTCTTAAATTTCTTTTGGCACATCCAGACCAAAAATTTTACGACCGACAAATATCACATTTAGCTGATGTGAGTCGCGCGGGCACAAATTTTGCTTTGCGCGATCTTGCCAAAGCAGGGCTTTTGGGCAGTGAAAAGCACGGAAGAATGAGTTATTACCATATCTCGCTTCACTCGCCGCTTGTGCGCGAAATGAAAGTGTTTTTGAATATGGTGACACTCTCGGATTTGCTTGAAACTCTCAAGCCGCTTTGCAGAAAAGTTGTTCTTTTTGGCAGTGCAGCAAAAGGCACAAACACCGCCGAAAGTGATTACGACTTATTAATCATCACAAATGAAAAACAAAAGGTAAGCAGCATAATTATGAAAAGTAAGATGCGCGAAGAGTTGCAAACGGTTGTTGTAACACAAAGTGAATATGCCGGCATTAAAATAAAAAATCCAGTATTTTATAAGGAATTGCTTGAGGGGAAAGCTTTATGGGAAAAAGAGTAA
- the cas1e gene encoding type I-E CRISPR-associated endonuclease Cas1e has protein sequence MKDKYPFLYLERGRLEVDDSSVKWIDSEGNVVRLPIATINTLLLGPGTAITHEAVKVITSANCSVCWVGEDSLLFYAVGKSPTADTRNMRAQMLLASDDKKSVEVARRMFARRFPMADLAGKNLKTMMGMEGYRVRELYEQKAGQYKVGWKGRCFQPGKFEMGDITNRVLTSANAALYGILTSAVYAMGYSPHIGFIHSGSPLPFVYDLADLYKEKLCIDLAFSLTYDMAGQYNKAKVASEFRKRVIEMDLLVKVGQDIQSVLVGDNYVSGDCK, from the coding sequence GTGAAAGACAAGTATCCGTTTCTATATTTGGAACGAGGACGCCTTGAGGTGGATGATAGCAGTGTAAAATGGATAGACAGTGAGGGCAATGTTGTCAGGTTGCCAATTGCAACAATTAACACATTGTTGCTTGGACCTGGCACAGCCATAACGCATGAGGCAGTAAAAGTAATAACATCTGCAAATTGTTCTGTATGTTGGGTTGGAGAGGATTCATTGTTGTTCTACGCGGTTGGGAAAAGCCCTACAGCCGACACACGAAATATGCGAGCACAAATGCTCTTGGCTTCAGATGATAAGAAGTCTGTAGAAGTTGCCAGACGAATGTTTGCCCGACGATTTCCAATGGCTGACTTGGCCGGGAAAAACCTTAAAACTATGATGGGAATGGAAGGCTATCGCGTGAGGGAACTCTATGAGCAGAAAGCTGGGCAGTATAAGGTAGGATGGAAAGGCCGTTGTTTCCAGCCGGGCAAATTTGAAATGGGTGATATAACTAATCGGGTTTTAACATCTGCGAATGCCGCACTGTATGGCATTTTAACCTCAGCGGTATACGCTATGGGATACTCTCCACATATCGGTTTTATTCATTCAGGTAGTCCGTTGCCATTTGTATATGACCTTGCCGATTTGTACAAAGAAAAGCTATGTATTGATCTCGCTTTTTCTCTAACATACGATATGGCAGGTCAGTATAATAAAGCAAAGGTTGCTTCCGAATTTCGAAAAAGAGTTATTGAAATGGATTTATTGGTAAAAGTCGGGCAAGACATCCAATCTGTTTTGGTAGGGGATAACTATGTTAGTGGTGATTGCAAATGA
- a CDS encoding AbrB/MazE/SpoVT family DNA-binding domain-containing protein, giving the protein MLRKLGQNYQIALPREIAHLLKLRINDYLDIELKGNKIIIEPQVMVPKHQAYFYTPEWQKDEAEATNDIKQGKTTKTKNLKQLFKELDK; this is encoded by the coding sequence ATGTTAAGAAAATTAGGCCAAAACTACCAAATAGCACTTCCAAGGGAAATAGCGCATCTGCTCAAACTGCGTATAAATGATTATTTGGATATAGAGTTAAAAGGCAATAAGATTATTATTGAGCCACAGGTGATGGTACCAAAACATCAGGCATATTTTTACACCCCCGAGTGGCAGAAAGACGAAGCTGAAGCAACTAACGACATAAAGCAAGGCAAGACCACAAAAACAAAAAACTTAAAACAGCTCTTCAAGGAGCTTGATAAGTAA
- the cas3 gene encoding CRISPR-associated helicase Cas3', with protein SKRGLLAPFAVGTIDQALMAVMNVKHGFVRTFGLAGKVVILDEVHSYDSYTGTILKELVTALRALHCTVIILSATLTNEQRYSIMGISSIKLQTENEVHPYPLISAYPNNGILDEIETEQLPKSQVMIRISPNDDEAVNEVINRAQRGEQVLWIENTVFEAQERYCRLAAIAKENGIGYGLMHSRFLKVDRQKNEDTWVNIYGKAGHALRNKQGRILIGTQVLEQSLDIDADFLLTRLCPTDMLFQRVGRLWRHRENDAIRPVEAQREAWILAPVFVDAVQRETAFGKSSKVYDPYILCRTLEVWQNVLSVCLPNDIRSLIEATYIKRNETGNMKIYETKMEEQRDKLSRFALIGVSQGGKTLPESKASTRYSQIPTVNVLLIRAYRSDVGVIRLQLLNGSELILTKRADAHSRRKVASQLLMNTVVVPEYIAPVTGRKQISWLSDYVYLGDELESPFRAAIVMESGELKGIGATVISEKYELYYDKCLGYRAKKKGRSDYDGE; from the coding sequence GGCAAGGTGGTTATTTTAGACGAAGTCCACAGCTATGACAGTTATACAGGTACCATTCTGAAGGAATTGGTAACGGCACTTCGTGCGTTGCATTGTACCGTGATTATATTAAGTGCAACGCTGACTAACGAGCAAAGATATTCAATTATGGGTATTTCTTCAATTAAGCTTCAAACCGAAAATGAAGTTCATCCATATCCCCTTATCTCGGCATATCCCAATAATGGGATTCTTGATGAGATAGAAACAGAACAACTGCCAAAATCTCAGGTTATGATTCGTATTTCACCAAATGATGACGAAGCTGTAAATGAAGTAATCAATCGCGCACAGAGAGGGGAACAAGTTCTTTGGATTGAAAACACGGTATTTGAAGCACAGGAGCGGTACTGCCGCTTGGCTGCAATAGCAAAAGAGAATGGAATTGGATATGGGCTCATGCATTCACGGTTTTTGAAAGTCGACCGTCAAAAGAATGAAGACACTTGGGTAAACATATATGGTAAGGCAGGACATGCTTTGCGCAATAAGCAAGGAAGAATTCTTATAGGCACACAAGTATTAGAGCAGTCATTGGATATTGATGCTGACTTTTTGTTAACGCGTCTTTGTCCTACCGATATGCTGTTTCAGAGAGTTGGTCGATTATGGAGGCATCGTGAGAATGATGCCATTCGCCCAGTGGAGGCTCAGCGTGAAGCATGGATTCTGGCACCAGTTTTTGTTGATGCAGTTCAGCGGGAAACAGCTTTTGGCAAATCTTCTAAAGTATATGACCCATATATTTTGTGTCGTACTCTTGAGGTCTGGCAAAATGTTTTATCTGTATGTCTTCCTAATGATATTAGGTCATTGATTGAAGCAACCTATATTAAACGAAATGAGACAGGTAATATGAAAATATATGAAACAAAGATGGAAGAACAGCGTGACAAATTGTCTCGGTTTGCGCTCATAGGGGTTTCACAAGGTGGTAAAACATTGCCTGAAAGCAAGGCATCTACACGGTACTCTCAAATACCAACGGTTAATGTTCTCTTAATAAGAGCGTATCGTTCTGATGTGGGAGTGATAAGATTGCAATTACTTAATGGTTCTGAATTGATATTGACAAAGCGTGCCGATGCGCATTCTCGTCGCAAAGTAGCGTCTCAACTATTGATGAACACTGTAGTGGTTCCTGAGTACATTGCACCAGTAACAGGAAGAAAGCAAATATCATGGTTATCGGATTATGTTTATTTGGGTGATGAGTTAGAGAGTCCATTTCGGGCGGCCATTGTTATGGAAAGTGGTGAGCTCAAGGGGATAGGGGCGACTGTGATTTCAGAAAAATATGAGTTGTATTATGATAAATGTTTAGGGTATCGGGCAAAAAAGAAAGGAAGGAGTGATTATGATGGAGAATAA
- the cas6e gene encoding type I-E CRISPR-associated protein Cas6/Cse3/CasE, with protein sequence MIASVLKLNRTDCKALKLEDAYSIHRIVYSLFPKLNEQTRDFLFADKGGDFNSRQILILSARAPVVSEFGELTSKEIPKSFLAWEHYGFEVTVNPTQRNGPSKTTMPIKGEENLRVWFLQKAGTWGFDVESNSLQVCRVGVVRFDKTKDKKQFSHTHSTATFIGRLKVIDRKLFKNSFESGLGRAKGFGFGLLQIVPLTK encoded by the coding sequence ATGATAGCCTCGGTGCTTAAGCTAAATCGTACCGACTGTAAAGCACTTAAACTGGAAGATGCTTACAGCATTCATAGAATTGTTTACTCGTTATTTCCTAAACTAAATGAACAGACACGAGACTTTCTTTTTGCAGATAAAGGTGGTGATTTTAACAGCCGCCAAATACTGATACTTTCAGCCCGCGCCCCTGTGGTGTCAGAATTTGGCGAGCTAACCTCAAAAGAAATCCCGAAGTCGTTTTTAGCATGGGAACACTATGGATTTGAGGTAACCGTAAATCCCACCCAGCGTAATGGCCCATCTAAAACTACAATGCCCATCAAAGGTGAAGAAAACTTGCGTGTATGGTTTCTTCAAAAAGCTGGAACATGGGGTTTTGATGTAGAATCTAATAGTTTACAGGTCTGCAGGGTAGGGGTTGTTAGGTTTGATAAAACAAAAGATAAAAAACAATTTTCTCATACTCATAGCACAGCGACTTTTATAGGCAGACTTAAGGTTATTGATAGGAAATTGTTTAAAAATAGTTTTGAGTCGGGTCTTGGCAGAGCAAAGGGTTTTGGTTTTGGTTTACTACAAATAGTTCCATTAACAAAATAG